A single Lacerta agilis isolate rLacAgi1 chromosome 10, rLacAgi1.pri, whole genome shotgun sequence DNA region contains:
- the DCP1B gene encoding mRNA-decapping enzyme 1B isoform X3, with amino-acid sequence MNRLSMENRTEPITKDLDFQLQDPFLLYRNARLSIYGIWFYDKEECQRIAELMKNLTQQEQLKAQQGAGTGISPESLNLGDSKEVDILRMLNKAKDEYTKCKMCSEPKQITSSSAIYDNPNLIKPIPVKPSETQHQCIPQQVQNIDPEPQHLSLTTLFGKQEKSNIYQDTSEQSQKLHQENFPLRHGVVRSLSYEEPGRHSPTAEKQLCPAIQKLMVRGAELHPVSELPENRMCENGSVPSVGEVFTGLFQPVASHSIRTSHPVQDTASTRSLLQQLQSQSGQMTKMEPSNVGPASSAASVFSRAPAVSSGAQVKNVTQPHLMYFNGSLPGQTLGPPALGKEQSKLPGQSLPLSGNQSGNSGVISPQELLKKLQIVQQEQQLHVSSRPTLAAKFPVVTQSSSTLKPLDSWMDKASNTEKQPPLFQVISPQRIPATVAPSLLMSPMVFSQSAPAPPKPSEGGWLPVVNQEAVSSSTNNLSVQNPEAAVANNSSLTKLQLQETLLHLIQNDDNFLNIIYDAYLVSVRKAALKKPM; translated from the exons TGTCCATTTATGGAATATGGTTTTATGATAAGGAAGAATGCCAAAGAATTGCAGAGCTCATGAAAAA TTTAACTCAGCAAGAACAACTGAAAGCACAGCAGGGGGCTGGCACAGGAATTTCCCCAGAAAGCCTGAATTTGGGTGACAGCAAAGAAGTGGATATCCTACGGATGCTCAACAAAGCCAAAGATGAATATACCAAG TGTAAAATGTGCTCAGAGCCAAAACAGATAACCAGTTCTTCTGCTATATATGACAACCCCAACTTGATCAAACCAATCCCAGTGAAGCCTAGCGAAACTCAGCACCAGTGTATTCCTCAACAAGTCCAG AACATAGACCCTGAACCACAGCACTTATCTCTCACAACGCTCTTTGGAAAGCAGGAAAAGTCTAACATATACCAAGATACCTCAGAGCAGTCACAAAAACTTCACCAAGAAAACTTTCCTCTGAGGCACGGAGTTGTGCGTTCTCTGTCCTATGAGGAACCTGGAAGACACTCGCCCACAGCAGAGAAGCAGCTTTGCCCGGCCATTCAGAAACTGATGGTGCGTGGAGCAGAGCTTCATCCAGTCTCCGAACTCCCTGAGAACCGGATGTGTGAGAATGGCAGCGTCCCTTCGGTAGGGGAGGTTTTCACAGGACTCTTCCAGCCTGTGGCTTCTCATAGCATTCGGACATCTCATCCAGTCCAAGATACCGCCAGCACACGTAGCCTGCTGCAACAACTCCAAAGCCAGTCAGGACAAATGACAAAAATGGAGCCCAGCAATGTAGGACCAGCGAGTTCTGCTGCATCAGTCTTCAGCAGGGCTCCTGCTGTCTCCTCAGGAGCCCAGGTAAAGAATGTGACACAGCCTCATCTCATGTATTTCAATGGCTCTCTCCCAGGTCAGACATTGGGGCCTCCAGCCCTTGGTAAAGAACAATCCAAACTTCCTGGACAgtcccttcctctctctgggaacCAGTCTGGAAATTCTGGAGTAATTTCACCACAAGAGTTATTAAAGAAACTTCAGATAGTGCAACAGGAGCAGCAGTTGCATGTATCCAGTCGGCCAACCTTGGCAGCCAAGTTTCCCGTGGTTACTCAGAGCAGCAGCACTCTAAAACCTCTGGATTCCTGGATGGACAAAGCTTCAAACACAGAAAAGCAGCCCCCTCTTTTTCAG GTCATCTCACCGCAGCGAATTCCTGCTACTGTAGCTCCTTCACTACTGATGTCCCCAATGGTGTTCAGTCAGTCTGCCCCAGCACCGCCAAAGCCAAGTGAAGGTGGATGGCTGCCTGTCGTGAACCAAGAAGCTGTTTCTAGTTCCACTAACAACCTGTCTGTGCAGAACCCAGAAGCAGCTGTTGCAAACAACAGCTCACTGACAAAGCTACAACTACAGGAAACGTTACTACATCTGATCCAG AATGATGACAACTTCCTAAACATCATCTATGACGCGTACCTTGTCAGCGTGAGAAAAGCAGCACTGAAAAAACCCATGTGA